The following coding sequences are from one Polynucleobacter sp. JS-JIR-II-50 window:
- a CDS encoding efflux RND transporter periplasmic adaptor subunit, which produces MRKPSSAAVLGAFVLLVLVLIEWRPWHSLTEDKSVEVESSLSKNEAVIDDNAGLGDQSIRAQLSPVTYTTVASELAAKVDKFDFREGESFKAGQTLVTFDCKTQQAQFQKSKASMMIAERNYVTNKKLLDLGSVGRIEYENSQSEYQKAKAEADELGAVVAKCKILAPFNGRVAEQKVRAQQFVQAGQPLLDILDNSALELEFIVPSKWSTWLVNGYDFQVKVDETGKSYPAKITRVGARIDPVSQTFKVAAIVNGEFAELTPGMSGTVEIKSPSDTPDKQVTQQGVVK; this is translated from the coding sequence ATGCGTAAGCCATCGTCTGCTGCTGTACTAGGAGCTTTTGTGCTTTTGGTATTGGTGCTGATTGAATGGCGCCCATGGCATAGCTTGACTGAAGATAAGTCCGTTGAGGTTGAGAGCTCCCTTTCAAAAAATGAGGCTGTTATTGACGATAATGCCGGGCTAGGTGATCAGTCTATTAGGGCGCAATTAAGTCCAGTGACCTACACCACGGTCGCTTCAGAACTTGCTGCAAAAGTAGATAAATTTGATTTCAGAGAGGGTGAGTCATTCAAGGCTGGACAGACTCTTGTCACGTTTGACTGCAAAACCCAACAGGCCCAGTTTCAGAAGAGCAAAGCCTCCATGATGATTGCTGAAAGAAATTACGTTACCAATAAAAAGTTATTGGACCTAGGATCTGTAGGGCGTATTGAGTATGAAAATTCTCAGTCTGAATATCAAAAGGCAAAAGCTGAGGCCGATGAATTGGGTGCTGTAGTAGCTAAATGCAAAATTCTTGCACCATTCAATGGTCGCGTAGCGGAGCAAAAAGTCCGTGCCCAGCAGTTTGTTCAAGCAGGCCAACCGCTGTTAGATATTTTAGACAATAGCGCATTAGAGCTTGAATTTATAGTCCCCTCAAAGTGGTCTACCTGGTTGGTAAATGGCTATGACTTCCAAGTGAAGGTTGATGAGACTGGGAAATCTTATCCCGCAAAAATTACTCGAGTGGGTGCTCGCATTGACCCCGTAAGCCAGACATTTAAGGTTGCAGCAATCGTGAATGGTGAATTTGCAGAGCTCACACCAGGTATGAGTGGCACGGTAGAAATAAAGTCGCCAAGCGATACGCCGGATAAACAAGTGACCCAGCAAGGGGTGGTGAAATGA
- a CDS encoding TolC family protein, with translation MQTVSKARKSGVFWFLIAAVLLLDGCSILPKPITQDEQQKLLYQDRIKAQKEVEPVGKSLTLHEAVARGIKYNLDYRSKMMEQAIAMGVSDLSNYDMLPKVVANAGYNYRNNYFITTATGAYSGNPSLNEPFVSSAKTYDTTGLMLSWNLLDFGVSYFNARQNADRIIVASEKRRRTMHVLVQDIQVAYLRAASAQKLKSDLQKTVKEANEALENSRKTDSQGLKAPIDALKYQKSLLDNVKILETIDQELTSAKIELNQLINLPASTSYTLEDPDKITAPNSYAHADVREFEVRALAHNADLKEGIYNARIAVEETHKSILKLLPGISFNYGPQATNNSFYINKNWVEGAAQISFNLWNILTAPATIKLADANQDLAQQKRMMVQMAVIGQVYLSKQQLENALQLYQRSAEIDKVDSKIAKITADKEKEGAASQAEKVAANSSAIVSKLRKYQALSQLFAASGKMQATSGMEPDIGSVNDISLGDLTKIVKKSFEEWNSGKLPPVELQPQPVSETSKSSDAVAVNSSSSSATR, from the coding sequence ATGCAAACTGTGTCTAAAGCACGTAAGTCAGGTGTTTTTTGGTTTTTAATAGCAGCCGTATTGCTGTTAGACGGTTGTTCCATCCTTCCCAAGCCTATTACTCAAGATGAGCAGCAAAAACTCCTTTATCAAGACAGAATTAAAGCTCAGAAAGAGGTTGAGCCGGTAGGCAAGTCTCTGACATTGCATGAGGCGGTTGCTCGAGGTATCAAGTACAACCTTGATTACCGCTCAAAAATGATGGAGCAGGCTATAGCGATGGGCGTATCAGACCTATCGAATTACGATATGCTGCCTAAGGTTGTAGCTAATGCAGGTTACAACTATCGCAATAACTACTTCATCACTACTGCTACCGGCGCTTATTCAGGTAATCCGTCTTTAAATGAGCCTTTTGTTTCATCGGCTAAGACTTATGACACAACCGGTTTGATGCTGAGTTGGAATTTATTGGACTTTGGCGTCAGTTATTTTAATGCGCGTCAAAATGCAGATCGAATCATTGTTGCCTCAGAAAAACGCCGTAGAACGATGCACGTGTTGGTTCAGGATATTCAGGTTGCCTATTTAAGAGCTGCCTCCGCACAGAAATTGAAGTCTGATTTACAAAAGACAGTTAAGGAAGCTAATGAAGCTTTGGAAAATTCCAGGAAGACTGATTCCCAAGGCTTAAAGGCTCCTATTGATGCATTGAAGTATCAAAAATCTTTATTAGATAACGTCAAGATTTTAGAAACGATTGATCAAGAGCTTACATCTGCCAAGATTGAGTTGAATCAATTGATCAACTTGCCCGCAAGTACAAGCTATACCTTGGAAGATCCGGACAAAATTACAGCTCCAAACTCCTATGCTCATGCGGATGTTCGGGAGTTCGAAGTAAGGGCGCTTGCACACAATGCCGACTTGAAAGAAGGTATTTATAACGCTCGTATTGCTGTTGAGGAAACGCATAAATCAATTTTGAAGTTGCTACCAGGCATCAGCTTTAATTATGGTCCTCAAGCAACGAATAACAGTTTTTATATTAATAAAAATTGGGTGGAGGGTGCGGCGCAGATCAGCTTTAATCTCTGGAACATCCTCACGGCACCTGCCACCATAAAGCTTGCTGATGCAAATCAAGATTTAGCTCAGCAAAAGCGCATGATGGTACAGATGGCAGTAATCGGTCAGGTTTACTTATCTAAACAGCAATTAGAAAATGCATTGCAGTTGTATCAACGCTCCGCTGAGATTGATAAAGTCGATTCGAAGATTGCAAAAATTACCGCAGATAAAGAAAAAGAGGGCGCAGCAAGTCAAGCTGAAAAAGTTGCGGCAAATTCATCTGCGATCGTTAGCAAACTCAGAAAATATCAAGCGCTGTCACAGCTGTTCGCAGCCAGCGGAAAGATGCAAGCTACCTCTGGTATGGAGCCTGATATTGGTAGCGTCAATGACATCTCTTTGGGTGATCTCACCAAGATTGTGAAGAAATCTTTCGAAGAGTGGAACTCAGGCAAGTTGCCACCAGTTGAGCTGCAGCCCCAACCAGTATCTGAGACCTCAAAATCTAGCGATGCGGTTGCGGTGAATTCTAGTTCAAGTTCTGCTACCCGTTAA
- the nadA gene encoding quinolinate synthase NadA, translating to MPISALNSRISFDYPQQNAAGATCTSQAWAKTPPQLHGTEKATVISRIKQLLIEKDAALVAHYYVDGDIQDLALETGGYVADSLEMARFGKNHSAKNLIVAGVRFMGESAKILSPEKRVFMPDLDATCSLDLGCDATDFAAFRAAHPDRVVVVYANTSAAVKAQADWMVTSSCALAIVHQLKVEGKKILWAPDRHLGRYIQEQTGADMLLWNGACIVHDEFKAVELEMLKAAHPNAMILVHPESPQAVVDLADVVGSTSAMIKAVVEGAATEYIVATDNGILHRMRQLAPNKKLIEAPTAGNSATCKSCAHCPWMAMNGLQGILNCLEHASGEIFIDEPIRVEALGCIERMLDFTKIHPDLLTKAQHGFVKNIGAA from the coding sequence ATGCCAATTTCAGCCCTAAATTCACGCATTTCGTTTGACTACCCCCAGCAGAATGCTGCGGGAGCCACCTGTACTTCCCAAGCTTGGGCAAAAACCCCTCCTCAGCTTCATGGCACAGAAAAAGCCACCGTTATTTCCCGCATCAAGCAATTGTTGATTGAGAAAGATGCCGCACTTGTTGCTCACTATTACGTTGATGGCGATATTCAAGACTTGGCATTAGAGACTGGTGGCTACGTAGCTGACTCACTTGAGATGGCACGCTTTGGCAAAAACCATTCCGCCAAAAATCTGATTGTTGCTGGCGTCCGCTTCATGGGTGAATCCGCAAAGATCCTTAGCCCAGAAAAACGGGTGTTCATGCCCGACCTCGATGCCACCTGTTCGCTTGATTTAGGTTGCGATGCTACTGACTTTGCTGCATTTAGAGCAGCGCATCCTGATCGCGTTGTTGTGGTCTATGCAAATACCAGTGCTGCAGTAAAAGCCCAAGCCGATTGGATGGTGACAAGCTCATGTGCATTAGCTATTGTTCATCAACTCAAAGTAGAGGGCAAAAAAATATTATGGGCACCCGATCGCCACTTGGGTAGATATATTCAGGAGCAAACTGGTGCCGATATGTTGTTATGGAATGGCGCTTGTATTGTTCATGATGAATTTAAAGCAGTTGAGTTAGAAATGCTTAAAGCGGCTCACCCTAACGCCATGATTTTGGTTCACCCCGAATCTCCGCAAGCAGTAGTTGACCTTGCAGACGTTGTAGGCTCTACCTCAGCCATGATTAAGGCAGTAGTGGAAGGCGCTGCAACTGAATATATTGTGGCAACTGATAATGGCATCTTGCATCGCATGCGTCAGCTCGCTCCGAATAAGAAATTGATCGAAGCGCCAACCGCTGGCAACAGTGCAACCTGTAAGAGTTGTGCGCACTGCCCATGGATGGCTATGAATGGTTTGCAAGGAATTTTAAATTGCTTGGAACATGCCTCTGGTGAAATCTTCATTGATGAGCCTATTCGTGTTGAGGCTTTAGGTTGTATTGAGCGCATGCTCGACTTCACTAAAATTCATCCAGATCTTTTGACCAAAGCGCAACATGGCTTTGTAAAGAATATTGGTGCCGCTTAA
- the nadC gene encoding carboxylating nicotinate-nucleotide diphosphorylase, with the protein MFEYNETLEQARQRNIADALMEDIGTGDWTAKLVPSKPVKAQLIVRQEAVLCGVDWFEGTLKKLDPNAKVTWHYMEGDLMKPDTKVCDIEADSQALLSAERTCINFLQTLSWTASITRQHVDAIAGASPNPKGCAVLDTRKTIPGLRQAQKYAVLVGGGKNQRLALWHGILIKENHIAAAGSVTAALKNAQDLNAGVDIQIEVENFAELDEALVAGAKSILIDNFNADQMKQAVAITAGRALLEASGGINLDQMRAIASTGVDRISLGKLTKDVYAVDFSMRILG; encoded by the coding sequence ATGTTTGAATACAACGAAACCTTAGAGCAAGCTCGTCAACGTAATATTGCTGATGCGCTGATGGAGGATATCGGCACTGGCGACTGGACAGCCAAACTCGTTCCTAGCAAACCAGTCAAGGCGCAACTCATTGTTCGTCAAGAGGCTGTTCTTTGTGGCGTAGATTGGTTTGAAGGAACACTCAAGAAGCTCGATCCCAATGCGAAAGTTACCTGGCATTACATGGAAGGCGATCTCATGAAGCCTGATACCAAGGTTTGCGATATCGAGGCTGACTCCCAAGCCCTGCTCTCTGCTGAACGTACTTGTATTAATTTCTTACAAACGCTTTCTTGGACAGCGAGCATTACCCGTCAGCATGTTGATGCAATTGCAGGTGCTAGCCCCAATCCTAAGGGGTGTGCCGTGTTAGATACACGCAAGACTATCCCGGGATTACGTCAGGCTCAGAAGTATGCTGTGCTAGTGGGTGGCGGCAAGAATCAACGTCTAGCCCTGTGGCATGGCATCCTGATTAAAGAGAACCATATTGCTGCTGCTGGCAGCGTGACCGCTGCATTAAAGAATGCACAAGATCTTAATGCTGGGGTAGATATTCAGATTGAAGTAGAGAACTTTGCCGAACTTGATGAAGCTTTGGTGGCCGGGGCAAAGAGCATCCTGATCGACAACTTCAATGCCGATCAAATGAAACAAGCTGTTGCAATCACTGCTGGCCGGGCTTTGCTGGAAGCGTCTGGCGGCATCAATTTAGATCAAATGCGCGCCATTGCATCTACTGGCGTTGACCGCATCTCTCTTGGTAAGCTCACCAAGGATGTGTATGCGGTTGATTTCTCAATGAGAATCTTGGGTTAA